Genomic window (Leptospira andrefontaineae):
AGAAAGTTCTCCTAAGGGAAAATCCTCCAGTTATCGTATTCCATTGGATAAAGTCTGGGGAAACAAACTTTCCTATTTCAAATATTACCAAGTAAAGGTAAAATTTAAAACAGATTCAGGTTCTAAGTCCAGTCCAGAACTTGAAGCATTAACATTTTCTTATAGAGAAACAGTTCCTCCTGTTAGACCTGCCGGTTTAAAAATAGTAAACTTCGACGATCACGATCCTGAAGCTCAAGGCCCTCGAGTTTGTTTGAGCTGGACCCAAAACCCGGAAAGGAATGTGCAGCAGAAAGGCGGCTATGTTATCCACTACGGAGTCGGCCCGAATCGTATGGTCGGGATCCTAAAAGGCACTAGCAAGGAACTGGCAAAAGGTAAGATGCCAGTTCTAACTACCAAAGGAAAAACCAAACACCCGATGAGCGAGTATTTGGAACCGATCTTGGGAGATGACTCTAGTTGTCCTAAACGTAATGATATGAGTGGTCCTAAACTTTGTCAGTGTATAGACAATAGGCTCATTTCTTTGAACGCAGAAAAACCGGAAGAAAATGACGATGATGAGGACGAGAGTCCTAAATCAAAAAAGAAAAAGAAGAAACCTCGTAAGGACCCTTACGATAAAAAACTTTTATTCTTCCAAAAGGGACTAACGTATTATTTCAAAGTTGCTGCTTATAATTCAGTGTATGATCCTGAAAATGGGCCGGATCAACTCAGCCCTTTAAGCGACCCCGTCGAGGTCTATTTCCTGAGCGAGTAAGATCTTCACTAGATTTTGCTCTTTCCATTTAGGATTTGTGCATAAAATCCCATCTAAATCAGCCAAAGAAGCTGTAGCAATCTCCAACCATTCTTTCCATTCCAAGTTCTTAGAGGAAGAAAGTCTTATTGCAAGTGAGATCTCTTCCTTTCTTACAGGAAGAAAATCCAAGAATAGATTTTTAGATTGGGCCCAGATGATCTCTCTAGTTAAAGGATCAGATTCTCTTTCAAGAACGGCATCCAAACTCGGAAGAGCCAAAACGAAAATATGATTTTTTTTGGTAAGTGATTCGATCGCGTTGGATACAGAACGACGAGAAGAGGAATTCCCAAACACTAATTCCCTAAAACAATCGGAAGAAACTAATAATTTCAAACTTTCGCTTCCGGATAAATTTTGGATAATTCTCTTAAAGCTTCTAATCTTTGGTAAGAATCCGATTTAAAAACTTCGTTCCTAAAACAGGAGCGAAGCAACTCGGAAGCGGATAGATCTCTTTTTTCCGCTTCAGTCCTTAATAATTCGAATTCTTCCTCTGTGAGGAGCATCTGAAATCTTCTTTCGACACGGGCCATTACTCCTCTTCTTTCAGTTCCTTTTCGTTTTTCAAGTAGGTTCCGTAATAAATTTGAGAATCTAGTATCTGTCCCAGGTTTTCGTAAATTGCCGCGATATTATAGTTTGCCTGATTCAGCCGAAAATCATGCTTAAAAGACTTCTTAAATAACTGTATTGCCCGATCTTCTCGGCCTGCATACCATTCTGACATTGCCCATAAAAAAGTCCACTTTCCCAAATCCGGATCTCTTGGGCTTACCTTTACTAAATATCCAACATTCTCTTCGAAAAGACCTGCCGCTCGGAGGTAATTGTCCCGGATCCTTCGGACCTTCTCCATTCTAGAAAATACATCTTCGGAATGACCCGGCAATTCCAAGTCGGATCTCCAAAAAAGTGCCCGAGCTAGATAGAGTTTATAGATCAACTCGTTGGGATTCTTTTTGACGTATTCTTCCAAGAAGGGAAGACTCTCCGCTTCTTTTCCACTTTGATGAAGAAGTAGAACTTTTTGTTTAGCTGCCTTATTCCATTCTCTTCTATTTTCTTCTTGAGGATAAGAAGAAGATAAACTTGCACAAATCAAAAGGATATAACAGAGAACACGCATTTCAGATTAGATCTTAACCGATAGTAGAATATTAAATATAAGTGTATAAGTTTTTTCCGTTTTCCGGATAAGGTAGTGGAGTGATCTTATACTCTTTACCTATCGAATCCAAGATCATTTTTAGTTCGGATTCCCTTTCTTCTCTGGATAAAACAAAAATTTCGGAAGGTGAAACTCCAAATCCATAATCTTCCGATCCGAGCCTAGGTTGGATCTCCTCCAAAACATCCTTTCTCCATTTGTCTATAGAAGGATAATCCAAGTCACCCGTACATTTGATCTTGTATAAATTACATCTGCTTCTTTCACCGTGGGTCGCCCAACGAAGAAGTAAGAATTGAATCTGGACTAAATCCCTCTTATCCTGGATGGCATGAGAAGCCTGCTCAATTTCCAATTGTAAAAATGCATCTTCTACAGGTTCTATAGAATTTTCTACATTCTCTCTGATCTGCTCCGCCAAATCATTATTCGGTGGATCTGGGAACATCAAAAAGAACCTAAAATCCAGACCGGATCTAAAAAGTGAAAAGGAAACAATCCTCATCACTCCATCCAAATCAGCAGAGTCGAATTTTTTACGGAAGAAATGATCATTACGTCTTTCTTCAGTGACGTCTATAATAGAAACATCTCCCGCTTCTTTTCCTAAAAATTGATCCCCATATAAAAAGATCATATTCTGACGGCTATAAGGTTGTAAACCGTAGGAGACTACAGGAAGATATGCGCCTCTTCTTCTATCATAAAAATGAATACTAAAAGATTTCAAATGAAGAGAAGAAAAAATAGTAAGATAATATTTTAATAATGAAGAAATAGGAGTATCCAGACCTTGGTGGATCTCATCTAGAACCTCTAGGATTTTTCTTTTTTCGCGGATGGGTTGTTTGTCCAACCATGCTCTGAAATTTTCTGAAAGAGGAAGTTCTTCATTCGGATCTGTTTTACGAATTCCCCACCAGGCCCTTGCCCATAAGAAGAATCTAGACTTATGTTGAGGAGCAAGACCTCTCGCTGCCTTTAGGCCGATCTCTGCAAGTCCGGTAACTCTCAATGCTTTAGCTAAAAGTCCCGAATCTTTAGGACGATCTAAAATTTGGATCTGAGGGATTTCAGGAGAAGTAGATTTAACCTTTTCTACAAGCCTTGCCAATTCATCCGTAAAGATAGAATCTCTTTTTTTCTGTAGGGCTTCCGGCATTTCCACAACGGATACAGCAGAAGGAGCGGATGCGACTTCTCTTTCTATGTGGATCGGCTCCTTCTTCTCTCTTAAAAACTTAGGAGTTAAAAAAGAATCTCCGGGTAGATCAAAAGGTAGGACATAGAATGTGCCACTTGCATTCGGTTTCGTTTCCAAAACGGGAGGAACGGTTACTATTTCGGGAATATCCGGTAACTCCTGCAATTTTGCGGCTTCTACCTGTTTAAAATTACTTTGTTCTATCCTTTGAGAAAGAGTTTGGACAAGTTTGGACACGTCCGATTTTGCATAAGAAGAAGAGGATTTATTTTTTCGAACAAGAAGAATGCATGCATCCAACAAGAACAATAATCCGAAAAACACAGGGAATAATATTAAGAAAATATTACGTTCATAAGGAACTAATAGCAAGATCCCTTGGATAAAGCCGATCTTTTCTTCCGGATAGAATGCGTAATAGGCTCTGTATAATCTATCTCCTAAACGAATTTCTCTGAAGTCGTTTCCACCGTCCTTCATTGATTTTAGGACTTCTTCCGAAACTTTCCGTGGATCTGTCTTGTCTCCATTTTCTTCCCAATCTTGGAAGACACCTAATCTTGGCTCAGGAACAAAATATTCTACTTTATCATCTAAGGAAATTTTGAATTTCTCCTTATCGAGCACAGCAAGCACGGCAACTGACTTTGAGTATAATGGTACGAATAATACAGGTTCATTCTCCAGCGATAGAAAACGACTCGTCTTTCCTTCCCAGGCTTGGGATAATAGATACCTTTCTTTATCTCCGGAAAACTCTAGATTCGGGGTATTTTTAAGATTCGGATCCCAAGACAAAAAGTTTCTTACAGGGAGGAATAGATTGTTGGTGTCCAATTCTTCCGGATCTGATTCACGGATCTTTTTTTCTAACTCTAGGATCTCTTTGTTAAAGGAAGAAAATACGGACTCCAATCTAGACTTATAAAAAATCCCGGAAGGAAAGTACGGCTCTAAAAGAAGTATTGAGACGGAAAATATAAAAGATAGAGCGAGTATGAGTCTGAATTTAAAGCCGATCATTTTGTCTTTTCCCTAAATTGTCCGAGTAAACGAATCAGCTCGGTTTTCACTTGGATAACTTCTTCTCTTTCGGAAAAACGATTCTCGGTTCGGATCGTGAATAATATCCTAGAAGCAAGTATCCCGCAAATGAGAGCGATCAAAGAAATTCCGAAAGCACTTAAGATCAATAATAACTCTTCTGCTCTTGTCTTTCTAGGTTGCGCTAGAAAGATTTCGAGATCGTCTACGATTGTTTTTTCCCAAACAGGACGAACTAAAATGTTTTGAGGTTTAGAATTTTTATCCAGTAATGCATGGATCATTGCCTTAGATTCTTCTGAATTGGAAACCTCATTTGTATCAGGAAGTAATGTGCTGTCCGGATTCAGATTTGTTTCTAGGAGTTCGGAATTTTCTTCCTTCTTTTTATATACCCAATATAAGATCCCTTCTGAAAAATCCCGAGGTAAAAATGATTTTTTAGAACCGCTTGCTTCTTGTACAATCCGATCTCCATCTTCTTTCAGGATTTGAAGATATAGATCTCCGGAAGAATTTCTGTATAATAAAAATCCATCCGTATCTTCTACCCAAGCTGCTTTTGGTACCTGCATTCCAAGTAGTCTGAGTCCTTTATGAAATCCGGGCCCTTTTGGATCGGAAGAATACATCGCTCTATAATTATAATCGTAAATACGGATCTGTTTTAATTGGATAGAAGAGCTAAAAAGTTTTCCTAAAACTTCTGCGTCCTTATCGGTTTCAGGTTTAGGAAATTCTCTCATTAGATATTCGAATCTATAACCCAAATCATAATATTTGTTCTGAAACCGTTCTAGGATAGAGTCTAGGAAAGATTCCTTTTTCAGTTTAGGGTACAAACTAAGAATTTGGATGGGAGAGAAGAAAACCGCATCCTTCCATGCGCCTGGAAAAAAAGGGATGGAAATCAATACGATACATAGCAGTATCAGAGCTAGGATTCGAGATCTTTTGCTATGTTTGCGCGGGTTCACGTTTCTAGTATCGGCGATTCCATCCTAAAGAATCAGTCTAATTCAATGGGATAATCGATACTTCTCGGCTTAATAAAATGATATTTTATGTGTTTATAGATGGGATAGGCTTCGGGGAAAACGATCCGAATAAAAATCCATTCTCCAAGTATGCAAAAGGGATCTTTCTACCTTTAGGAGGTAAATCGATCCCGGAAGATTCTCCTTCCCGCCTCCGGGAACTCACCTATCTTAAAACGGACGCCAGTATGGGAATCAAAGGACTTCCCCAAAGTGCCACTGGACAAACCTCCCTTTGGACAGGGATCAATGCATGTCAGGTGTTAAACCGCCACATGAGTGGATTTCCTACATTCACTTTAAAACGTATCATCGCAAAATATTCCATTATCCGTATTCTAGAAGAGAACGGATTTAAAGCGGACTTGCTGAACTGCTATACTCCTGGATTTGCAGAGCATATAAAAAAACATCCTAGACATGTATCTGCTTCTACTCTAATCCAAATGGCCGCCGACAAACCTTTAAAGGATATGGATGATCTGCGAGACGGTAAAGGTCTCTATATGGACATTAGCCGCGATTTCCTCAGAAAGTTCGGGAGAGATTTTATTGATAAGGATGATCCGGTTTTAGAGATCCAGGATCCTTACAAAACCGGTAAAGATATTATTCCTGCAATGAAGGGCCATACCTTATGTATCTATGAATACTTTATCACGGATAAAGTAGGCCATAAGATGAATTGGAAAGGTGCTGAGAAATGTATCTCCGACTTGGAGAACTTTTTACTCGGAGTTTTGGATGCAATGGATCCGGAACAAGACCAACTCATCCTAACTTCCGATCATGGAAACCTGGAAGATCTTACTGTGGACGTTCATACTGTAAACCCAGTGCCAACCATTCTATACGGTAAATACACTGAACAAATGAAGAACAAGATCCATGCTTTGAAAGATATCCCTCATGCAATTTATGATTGTTTAGGGGTACAAATCCAAATGTCTGAACAGGAATTTGTTCAGACTCCTACAAATTAAAATTTCTTAATATTTCCAGTCGTCGTCTTGGCGATCATCGTCGGAAGGTTTTGCTTTTCCGCCACCTTCTCCGTCCTTGTATCTCAGGTCGTCTTCGATCTGATCCAAGGCTTCCTTCTTCCAGGTAGCGGATTTTTTACCAACAGGGCTATCTGGATTTCTATCAGCAGATTCTTGGAAAACCGCAGCAGCTTTCTCATACTTTCCACCCCTGAAATAGATGGTCCCTTTTCTGAACATAGCAGCTTGGTCTAGGGTTCCGTCCGAATTTTCAAGAATCTTGTTTAAATACTGAATAGCTTGTTCTGATTTCCCTAAAGCATCGTAACTTTCTGCGATATAATACCAGGCTTGTTCCCTAGCTCTTTCGCTGACACCTATGTCCAGAGCCTTCTTCAAGGTTTCGATCGCAGAGTAATATTCCTTACGTACGTATAATTCTCTTCCCTTCTCTAAAAGTCCGGAGCGGAATTCCTTATCTACAGCAACCTTGTCCGGATCGAAGTATGCGTCCGATTGAACATAATCTTCGTATACATCGTAAGCAGACCAATCTTTGCCCATTCTACGCAAAGATTTTCCCCATCTGACTCGTGCTTTTACGTTTTCAGGATCTTCTTGTAAGGCCAATACATAGTTCTTTCTAGACTGATCGTAATTACCCTTTTTCATGTAATAATCAGCGATTGCGGATAACGCGTTGGATCTGAGTTTGTTATCGCCGGAGGTCCTTAGAACTTCTTCTAAATGACCTTTTCCTTCTTCGTCTCTATTTAATAAAAGAAGAAGGTTTCCAAGGCCGTAAGCAACCTTAGCTTTTTCTTCACGAGCCAAACCTTCTTTCTGGTTCAGCTCTCGAAAAATGCCAAGCGCTCTCATCTTATCTCCGGTCTTATCCAGAGCAGTTGCTAGATCGTATTGGATCCGGAAAGAAAGATCGGAACCTACATCCTTTGCGGACAATTCTGCAAAAATATCCAGAGCTTTTTCGGAGGATTTAGGATTGGAATGTTTTAAGAATTCCTCTCCTTCTCTTACTTTCTCGATAATCCCTTTATTTGTGGAATCAGTATCTTGGATCACCGCAGTGTAAATCCCCGTAAGAAGACCTGCGCATACGAATAAAAATCCAGTGACTAATATGATGGAACGGTTCATCTTCTTCCTCCGCCGATCCGGGCCAGACATTGTTTGGTCCAGAACTCGGTTCGTTCCGGATTATAGTTCTTTGTATCTTTTTGTACGAAGAACTTTAGGGCTTTATTATATTCGCCCTTCTTATAAAAAGACATTCCAAGGAAAAACTTTGCCTTTCCTCTGATATCTATATCGTTAGAACCGGCATAAGGAGCCAATTGTTTTACCGCTTCTCCGTATTCGTTTTTCCAATACGTAGACCTTAAAACTCGGTCGACTTCTTCTTCACTCGGTTCTTCCTGCTCAACAATCAGAGGTTGTTTTTCGTTATTCTGAACATTCTGGTTGTTTTGATTGTCCTGAGGAACTTGCTCTTCTTCTTTTGGTTCGTGTTTGTTAGGTTTATCGTTTTCTGCAGTTTGAGCATTATTATCGGTAGAACCAGGACCACCGATCGCAACATAAGATTGGTCTTGGGTCAGAGTGAAATCTTCTATATCTCCCCGTTTGACTGTAACACCAAAATACATTGTCCCTGAGTATGGTTTCATCTTAACCATAACGTTAGTATCCGGATGAGAAACTTCTCCCAATTTTCTAACATTACCGCCCAGGAAGGTAGAAACTCCTCCTGATAAAGGTTTGCCTGCTTGGTAAATGGAGTAGATCGTATTTTCGTCCGCGCGATCAGGAGCCTTCCAATCTAAACGAACTCCCCCATCAACGATACTCGCATTTAGATCCTTCACGTGCATTTCATCGTACGCGAATTGCGGATTAGTAACTACATCGTCTTCTTTAGGAGGTTTTCTTTTATCCTGATCATAAACATAGAACTGACGAACGAATGATTGGTTCTGAACTAAAGGTAAAACTTCTTTCAAACCTTGTTTTACTGAAACACCATAATATAGAGTTTGAGACTTGGTCAGATCTTGATCCAAGAAAGTATTTTCCGGATGAGAAACTTCTGCTAACTTCTCCGCCTTTCTCATCAATGTCATACTGGACATTGGCTCTGCAGATTTGTAGATAGTATAAATAGTTTCACCTTGGATTCCTTTTGGATAAGGCTCCCAAGAAATACGCAAGAACTGACCTTCTCTTTTTACGGAGATATCAGTGACCCTAGCATTATCCGAAAGATACTTTTGTTCCTCTGGAGGAGGTTGATTCGTATTTGTAGCGGGTGGATAATTATTCTGAGTATTAGTCGGAGGATAATTATTTGTCTGAGGTGGTGGATTATTTTCGATCACGATAGGGATCGTAGTATAGTTACGATTCGCGACTAATCTAGCATCCTTCTTTCTTACATGATGCGCTAATACAACGGCATAATAATAAGTTCCCGGTTTCAGATTATAATCATAGATCTGATTCACACCGTTAGCTACGCCGCTTGGAAATTTTCCTAACGAATCTGAGATATAACATTTTTCAGGACTATCAATGATAGAAGAAGAACGAGCCACGATGATCTCGCCGGTTTCTCTAGGAGCTTCCCAGCTGATACGAACGGATCTCCCGTCTTTCAAAACTTCTACATTGATAGAATTTGCAACGCTTGCGTTATCATTGTCCAGACGAAAGGTATCCTGGGCATAGATAGAATTTCCCAATGCCATCAGGAAAAATATATATAGGATCCGGAGTCGAATTTTCATCTGGAAATAAGGTTCCGAACTAGATTATCGGTTGCTACAACGCAAATTTTTACTTCGGTTTTTAAGAGAAAGTGGGGAAAATAATATAAAATGCACAAGATAGGGAAACTTCTTCCTTTGGTTTGATCTTGACTAATGAAAGCGTTCATAAGACATAATACGACTTCCGGCATATAAATGAATGATATAGAATATTATTACGACCCAGAATATCAGAATTTTCTCCTCTCTAGTAAGAGACGTGAGCTTACTCCTCCGGAAATCGTTTTGAAACATTTTTCCCTGAAAGATGTTCAGAATATCGTAGATTTTGGAATGGGGCTGGGTTTCTGGACGGAAACTCTTCTAAAATCCATCCATAAAGAAGGCTGGGTCTGGGGTGCAGAATGTAACCAAGACTTCCTGGACGAAGTATTACATTGGAAAAATAGGGAAGATATACAAAGATTTACACCTTTTTATATGGAGAAGGCGGATCGTCCCTTATTGCCGGAGTGGATCCCAGTCCCTGAAGTGATCTTTGCTTCTTTAGTGCTTTCTACTTTTGCAGACCCGGGCCAAGCAATGGACGGATTAGTTCGTTCCATGAAGAAGGGCGGCAAATTGATCGTTTTAGACTGGGTCAAAAACGAATATCCTGTCGGACCTAGGATCAACGATAAGATCTCTTTAGATAAAATGAAGTTCTTAGCTGAACAATATAAATTAGAGATCGTTAAAACTGTTCGAATTAGTGAAAACGTATACGGCCTAGAGATCCAATCCGGTCCGGAATTCGAATACGGTTATTACGATCTAAGAGAAGAAGAGACTTACTCGGAAGAATTGATCCGGTCTTAAGATACACTTCTTCTATAAGAATTAATATCATTCTTTTATTTCTCTTTATGTTGGGATACGTTTCGACAATGTTCTTCTATTGCACGGATAACATTAGCACACATTGGCGGATGTTCCGGAGCCAAGCTTTGACATCGATTGAATCTCCATAGGGCGACTTTTTCAGTATCAATACCGTCCGGAACTTCATTACAAAGATTTGGAACCTGCTTGGTCAGTTTCAAACTATAACTCAAAAATGTATAATGACCTAAAATACAAACGATATCCGGTACATAGCCGCATTCTTTTCCTCGCCTAATGGCCTCTTCTATTGCTTGGGATTGATTCTTACCTGGGCTCCAATCTATTGCTTCTAATTTGGCTTTCTCGTTATTCTCTTCAGCTTGGGAATTTTTATTTTGTAACTGAACCCACAAGGCAAGATAACAGCCACCACCCAAAATTAGAATACTAACAATAACAATCAAAAGGATCTTAAGTGCTCTTGGCATATCTGGTCTATCCCGCTTTAAATATTGTCGTTTTATGATAGAAGTTTCAACCGATCGCGGCAAGTATCCTTGCGGAAACCTTACCTTCTTTGTCGGTGGCATCTGGGATATATTCTCCGATCTCTACAGTTAAGAATTGTCCTGGGCTTAAACTTTTTAAGTCACTTTCAGGGATCACAGCTTTTAGATAATTATCAGTAACTGCAATTCCACCATTTTCTAAAACAGCCTCTCTCTTTTTAGAGAATTGGCCTTCTGCGTATTTACGATGTAGTCTTTGAGAAAGATCCATAAGAGAATGAACTCTTTCCTTTTTAGTTTCCTTAGAAACTGTTTCAGGAAATTGTTCTGCGGATGTATTTTTCCGAACCGAGAATGGAAATGCATGTATTTTAGAAAAACCTAATTCTTCCAGAATAGAACAAGAATCTTGGAAATCCTGTTCTGTTTCGCCAGGAAAACCTACGATCACGTCGGTTCCCAAAAACAGATCAGTGATCTTGGACTTAGCGAGTTCTATCCTTTTACGGAAAGTTTCAGGATTATAACTACGTTTCATTCTTTTCAGGATCTCTTTACTTCCACTTTGTAAAGGAACATGTAAAAATGGTGTAAATCTAGGGTGGGTAAGAAGTTCCGCAAGTTCCACACCCACATCCGGAGGCTCGATGGAAGAAAGTCTAAGCCTTGAATATTCCAACTTATTTAAGATTGCCTCGAGCATTTTAGGAAAAGCTTTTCTGCCGTCTGCATCCCTGTACCAGCCGAGGTTTACGCCTGTAAGTATGATCTCTCCGACTCCATTGTCCTGTAAGAAGGAAACCTGATCCAGTACATCCTTCCAATTTCTGGAGACACCCTTGCCTCTTGCCTGTGGGATTTTACAATAAGAACATTGGCGATCACAACCATCTTGGATCTTGAGATAAGCTCTGGTATGTCCATTCGGTAGAACATCCGAATATGCAAATCGATCCGAAACAACTTGGATATTTGCGGAATCTGAGCCTTCTTTCTCTAGGATCAATCTAGGAAGATCCGATTTGTTCTCATTTCCGATCACACCTGCGATCCCGGGAATGGATTCTATGGATTCTTTATCCGTTTGAGCGTAACAACCTGTAACCCAGACCTGAGCTCCTGGATATCTTTTGATAGCGTTACGTATAATATTACGATTTCTTGAATCTGCTTTATTGGTGACAGTACATGTATTGACCACCACCACATCCGGGATATCTTCCGCACCGGCCACGGAATATCCGTGTTTACTTAAAGAAGAGAATAAACCGTCCGACTCAAAAAAGTTGAGCCTGCAACCTAAGGTATGGAATAATACCTTTTTTTCAGCCTGCGGAAAGGGCATTGATCCTTGCCTCTATTCTTCTGATATTACCTTTTATTTTTTCGTCGTCAGGTTTTAACTTAAGCGCGGATTCCAATTGTTCTTTGGCATTTCTTAATTGTTCGAGGGCCTTTTTAATATTCCCTCTTTTTGCTTCTTGGTTTCCTGCTTTTTCATAAACTAATCCAAGATTATTCAATACATTCGGATTATTCGGAACTAAAGATTGAGCCCATTTCAAACTGACTTCGGCCTTCTCTGCGCTTCCTAGATAGAAGTATACCTGAGCTTCTAAAACGAGAGGATGATAATCGTTTCCATCTTCTGCTTTTAGTTTTTCTATTATGTATAATGCTTCTCTCGCTTTATTATTATATAATAAAGCAGTCGCATATAATAATCTTACTTCTCTATTTTTAGGATTAGCTTGGTAAGAATTATAAATGATCTCTAATGCGTCGGGATTCCTACCTGCTTGGATCAGATATCTGGCAAAATCCACACTGACTGCAGGATCTCCAGGTTTTAGTTTTAATGCTTCGGACCAATGAGTGGCTGCGGATTTATTTCTTCCTGCATTATAATGACAGAAAGCCGCTAAGTAATGAGTGTCGTAAGATCTTTTACCTTGTTCGTGAAGTACACGAATGATCTCTAGAGCTTTTTCTGAATTTCCTTTTTGGAATTCTGCTAATGCTGTTTGATAATCCGGTTCGCTCTGAGCGAAAGTATTCCCCGCGGAAAAAACAAATAGTATCAGTGTAAGTAGGAGTATTTTTCCTTTGTGCATCTTTTGGTCACTTTTTATAGGCGGGAAAAATTTTAGGTGGGGACCCCCATTGATTTTGTATTTAGACAATCAATTAAGGAATGAAATGGCTCCACCGGGTCGATGAAAACGATTATACTTGGATATCGTATAGAAAGGAAATGTTCTATTCTTTCCTCAGATACGATCTGAAAATCACCTGTTTCTAAAACAGGTAAACCGTCCAAGTTTCTGTAGATCTCGTATTCCTCTTGATCGAGGAAATCCGCCAACAGCATATAACCGGATCCGAAGTAGACCCCGCCTTGGAAGTAGTATTTGTAGAGGACGCGTACCTCGGGAAGAAATAAATCAGGCTGGAAAACACATAGGGAAATTTTTTCGATCCCAGCTACGGTTCTGATCTTACGTAAATGGAACCATACCTTACGGACTAAAAGGTAAAGGAGCACAAATATAATGGGAATCAGGTACGGCATAGACCCTCTCCAATAAAGTCTCCCTTTTTAGATCAAAAGCCCTCCTTTCGTCTCCGTAGGAGGGCAAAGATCTTTTACACTAACGCAGGTTCTTCGGAACGCTCCGGATTGTTCGGAGAACTTCCTCCGTCGGAACCTTGATCTGCAGGTTTATAATCTGTCCAAACTTCTTCCAAGAAGTCCAGTTTACCCTCTT
Coding sequences:
- a CDS encoding tetratricopeptide repeat protein, with protein sequence MRVLCYILLICASLSSSYPQEENRREWNKAAKQKVLLLHQSGKEAESLPFLEEYVKKNPNELIYKLYLARALFWRSDLELPGHSEDVFSRMEKVRRIRDNYLRAAGLFEENVGYLVKVSPRDPDLGKWTFLWAMSEWYAGREDRAIQLFKKSFKHDFRLNQANYNIAAIYENLGQILDSQIYYGTYLKNEKELKEEE
- a CDS encoding metalloenzyme — protein: MIFYVFIDGIGFGENDPNKNPFSKYAKGIFLPLGGKSIPEDSPSRLRELTYLKTDASMGIKGLPQSATGQTSLWTGINACQVLNRHMSGFPTFTLKRIIAKYSIIRILEENGFKADLLNCYTPGFAEHIKKHPRHVSASTLIQMAADKPLKDMDDLRDGKGLYMDISRDFLRKFGRDFIDKDDPVLEIQDPYKTGKDIIPAMKGHTLCIYEYFITDKVGHKMNWKGAEKCISDLENFLLGVLDAMDPEQDQLILTSDHGNLEDLTVDVHTVNPVPTILYGKYTEQMKNKIHALKDIPHAIYDCLGVQIQMSEQEFVQTPTN
- a CDS encoding tetratricopeptide repeat protein, translating into MNRSIILVTGFLFVCAGLLTGIYTAVIQDTDSTNKGIIEKVREGEEFLKHSNPKSSEKALDIFAELSAKDVGSDLSFRIQYDLATALDKTGDKMRALGIFRELNQKEGLAREEKAKVAYGLGNLLLLLNRDEEGKGHLEEVLRTSGDNKLRSNALSAIADYYMKKGNYDQSRKNYVLALQEDPENVKARVRWGKSLRRMGKDWSAYDVYEDYVQSDAYFDPDKVAVDKEFRSGLLEKGRELYVRKEYYSAIETLKKALDIGVSERAREQAWYYIAESYDALGKSEQAIQYLNKILENSDGTLDQAAMFRKGTIYFRGGKYEKAAAVFQESADRNPDSPVGKKSATWKKEALDQIEDDLRYKDGEGGGKAKPSDDDRQDDDWKY
- a CDS encoding class I SAM-dependent methyltransferase is translated as MNDIEYYYDPEYQNFLLSSKRRELTPPEIVLKHFSLKDVQNIVDFGMGLGFWTETLLKSIHKEGWVWGAECNQDFLDEVLHWKNREDIQRFTPFYMEKADRPLLPEWIPVPEVIFASLVLSTFADPGQAMDGLVRSMKKGGKLIVLDWVKNEYPVGPRINDKISLDKMKFLAEQYKLEIVKTVRISENVYGLEIQSGPEFEYGYYDLREEETYSEELIRS
- the mtaB gene encoding tRNA (N(6)-L-threonylcarbamoyladenosine(37)-C(2))-methylthiotransferase MtaB, coding for MPFPQAEKKVLFHTLGCRLNFFESDGLFSSLSKHGYSVAGAEDIPDVVVVNTCTVTNKADSRNRNIIRNAIKRYPGAQVWVTGCYAQTDKESIESIPGIAGVIGNENKSDLPRLILEKEGSDSANIQVVSDRFAYSDVLPNGHTRAYLKIQDGCDRQCSYCKIPQARGKGVSRNWKDVLDQVSFLQDNGVGEIILTGVNLGWYRDADGRKAFPKMLEAILNKLEYSRLRLSSIEPPDVGVELAELLTHPRFTPFLHVPLQSGSKEILKRMKRSYNPETFRKRIELAKSKITDLFLGTDVIVGFPGETEQDFQDSCSILEELGFSKIHAFPFSVRKNTSAEQFPETVSKETKKERVHSLMDLSQRLHRKYAEGQFSKKREAVLENGGIAVTDNYLKAVIPESDLKSLSPGQFLTVEIGEYIPDATDKEGKVSARILAAIG
- a CDS encoding tetratricopeptide repeat protein, translated to MHKGKILLLTLILFVFSAGNTFAQSEPDYQTALAEFQKGNSEKALEIIRVLHEQGKRSYDTHYLAAFCHYNAGRNKSAATHWSEALKLKPGDPAVSVDFARYLIQAGRNPDALEIIYNSYQANPKNREVRLLYATALLYNNKAREALYIIEKLKAEDGNDYHPLVLEAQVYFYLGSAEKAEVSLKWAQSLVPNNPNVLNNLGLVYEKAGNQEAKRGNIKKALEQLRNAKEQLESALKLKPDDEKIKGNIRRIEARINALSAG